ACTTTCCGGTTCAATAAACAGGGATTCCAGGAAGATGAGCAGGAACTGCAGATAACGCAGGATGAATTGATCAATATTAATCTGCAGCAGGGTGAAAGCAGTATGAAGCTGAAACTGCCTGGGATAACTATTATAAATAGCGAACCGTCAGGAGCAGAGGTATATTTGAATGATCAGAAGATGGGCATCACACCATGGCAGGATGAATTAATCGCTGGAGATTATAAACTGACGATAAAAGCTAAGATGCATTATACAAAAGAGCTGGAATTTACTCTGGCAGAAGGACAGACTCTGGAATTACCTGCCGTTGAGTTATTAGCTAAGTTTGGTTATTATAGCGTGAATTGTGATCAAAGTAATGCGGATATTTACCTTGATGGGATATTTGAAGGCAAGGGAAATATCTCCAGGCAGAAGATAGAAAGTGGCAGTCATCTATTTGAAGCAAAGTTGGATTATTATCATGATCATAAGGAAGAATTTCTGATCAGTGATGGTGATGAAAGGGATTTTGATATTGTGCTGAAGCCGGCATTTGGCAGGCTGGAGATAAGTTCGACACCAGTAAGTGAAGCTGATGTGTATATTAATGGTGAATATGTGGGCAAGACGCCATATAAGGATGATAAACGCCTATCAGGGCAGTACACGGTGCGGGTGGAGAAGGAGCTTTATACAGGAGCTGAAGAGACCGTGGTCGTATATGATGAAACCTTGATGCAGAAAACAATTCTGCTGACGCAGGATTTCGGGACGCTGATAATAGAAGCAGAAGATAGTGAAATATTTCTGGATGATGTACTGGCAGGTAAAAATAAATATCAGGCAAATTTAAAAGCTGGAAATTATAAAGTGGAAGCCAAGAAAGACAGGCATAGATCAGACAGCAGGAATATATATCTGGGAACAGGAACAATGGAGCAAGTGAAGCTAAGTCCTGAGCCGATCATGGGATCAGTGACTGTGATGAGCAATCCGGCAGCAAGCAAAGGAGCAGCAATCTGGATCAATGATGAGAAAGAAAAAAATACCACACCGGCAGTGCTGCCTTTATTGATAGGGGATTATATGATAAAGGTGCATCATCCAGACTTTCTGGAGCAGACAAAGAGTGTGAGTCTGCGGGAGGGCAGCCAGGAAAAGCTGGTATTTGAGCTGGAAACCTATCAGGGGAGTATGCTTGCCAGTCGCGATAAATGGAGACGTCAGGGCTGGATTGGGGCAGGGACAACTATATTAGCAGTGGGTGCAGCAATGTTTTTTAACAGCCAGGGAGATGGATTTGCAGATGATTATGCCAACTCAGGATCGACAGCCGAAGCTAATAATGCCTGGGATGATATGGAGAGCAATTATAATACCCGCGATACCTGCTATTATATTTCAGTAGTGCCGGCGGTATATACTATCTATAGTTGGATAAAAGCCGGGCAATACAATACTAAATTGAATCAGCCATAGGCTGACAAGAATGGAAAATTGGTGGGGAGCAGAGAACATAGAGGGGAAGAAATTGAAAATTGAAAATGTAAAATGTAAAATTTACCACAGAGAGGGGGGAATAAATTGAAAATTGAAAATGTAATCAGCCATAGGCTGACAAGAATGGAAAATTATGAAGATCAGAGATCAGTGGGG
This genomic window from Candidatus Stygibacter australis contains:
- a CDS encoding PEGA domain-containing protein codes for the protein MRRLLIFVLLAGIGLLAGAEFKVTGELEKEGFSYVKNNVRDTDGEYCARIQVNSDIRNLRFDSNRKPVKIEKELGKYYVYLSPGERSLTFLQAEFAAFTYEFPLTLEANTAYVMTVVKSGYGSADEGLVIITFELNEKDVYITKDINPPLLNKQGSAQYRLTPGTYTFRFNKQGFQEDEQELQITQDELININLQQGESSMKLKLPGITIINSEPSGAEVYLNDQKMGITPWQDELIAGDYKLTIKAKMHYTKELEFTLAEGQTLELPAVELLAKFGYYSVNCDQSNADIYLDGIFEGKGNISRQKIESGSHLFEAKLDYYHDHKEEFLISDGDERDFDIVLKPAFGRLEISSTPVSEADVYINGEYVGKTPYKDDKRLSGQYTVRVEKELYTGAEETVVVYDETLMQKTILLTQDFGTLIIEAEDSEIFLDDVLAGKNKYQANLKAGNYKVEAKKDRHRSDSRNIYLGTGTMEQVKLSPEPIMGSVTVMSNPAASKGAAIWINDEKEKNTTPAVLPLLIGDYMIKVHHPDFLEQTKSVSLREGSQEKLVFELETYQGSMLASRDKWRRQGWIGAGTTILAVGAAMFFNSQGDGFADDYANSGSTAEANNAWDDMESNYNTRDTCYYISVVPAVYTIYSWIKAGQYNTKLNQP